In one window of Drosophila innubila isolate TH190305 chromosome 2L unlocalized genomic scaffold, UK_Dinn_1.0 4_B_2L, whole genome shotgun sequence DNA:
- the LOC117780060 gene encoding caltractin gives MESDNLSRAVSSATITSGSMIRNRKLKNKRLLPTFDLSLEQKVDIKKAFDLFDTECTGFIEVKELRVAIRALGFEPNKEEIKIMMDEIDKDKTGRIAFNDFLTLMRLKMAEKDTKQDLMKAFSFFDDDRTGRITFDNLKRVATELGENLTDEELQEMIDEADLDGDGEVSRDEFLTVLRKTNLI, from the coding sequence ATGGAATCGGACAATTTGAGCAGAGCCGTCTCATCGGCCACAATCACCTCGGGTTCCATGATAAGGAATCGTAAGCTAAAGAACAAGCGGTTATTGCCGACCTTTGACCTGTCGCTGGAGCAGAAGGTTGATATTAAGAAGGCCTTCGATCTGTTCGATACGGAATGCACTGGTTTCATAGAGGTCAAGGAACTGCGAGTGGCAATTCGCGCTTTGGGCTTTGAGCCGAATAAGGAGGAGATTAAGATTATGATGGATGAGATCGACAAGGATAAGACGGGACGCATTGCGTTCAACGATTTCTTGACCTTGATGCGTCTCAAAATGGCCGAAAAGGATACCAAACAAGACTTGATGAAGGCATTCTCGTTTTTCGATGATGATCGCACCGGTCGCATCACATTCGATAATCTGAAGCGAGTGGCCACCGAGTTAGGTGAGAATCTCACCGATGAAGAGTTGCAGGAAATGATCGATGAGGCCGATCTGGATGGCGATGGTGAAGTAAGCCGCGACGAATTCTTAACCGTCTTGAGGAAAACCAACTTAATATAG